In Tursiops truncatus isolate mTurTru1 chromosome X, mTurTru1.mat.Y, whole genome shotgun sequence, the following proteins share a genomic window:
- the LOC101328901 gene encoding LOW QUALITY PROTEIN: eukaryotic translation initiation factor 4B-like (The sequence of the model RefSeq protein was modified relative to this genomic sequence to represent the inferred CDS: substituted 2 bases at 2 genomic stop codons) has protein sequence MAASAKKKNKKGKTISLTDFLAEDGGTGGGSTYVSKPVSWADETDDLEGDVSTTWHSNDDDMYRAPPIDCSILPTAPQAAQEPNIDQSRLPKSPPYTAFLGNLPYDVTEDSIKEFFKGLNISAVRLPREPSNPERLKGFGYAEFEDLDSLFSDLSLNEESLGNRRIRVDVADQAQDKDRDDRSFGRDRNRDSDKTDTDWRAHPVTDSFDDYPPRRGDDSFGDKYPDHYDSDRYRDGYQDSYRDGPSRDMDLYGGRDRYDDRGSRDYDRGYDSRIGSGRRAFGSGYHREDDYRGGGDHYEDRYDRRDDRSWSSRDDYSRDDYRPDDRSPRQRPKLNLKPRSTPEENDSAASTSQSSRAASIFGGAKPVDTAAREREVXEWLQKEPEKLQSQLDEPKLERWPREKHPSWXSEETQEGERSRTGSESSQMGTSATSSRNARRRESEKSLENETPNKEEDCQSPTSKPPKPEQPLKVMPAPPPKENAWVKRSSNPPAQSQNSDTEQQFPTSGGGKVIPAQPSEEGPVRKDENKVDGLSAPKGQSGNSSRGPGDGGNKDHWKESDRKDGKKDQDSRSAPETKKAEENPASKFSSASKYAALAIDGEDENEGEDYTK, from the coding sequence aTGGCGGCCTCagcaaaaaagaagaataagaaggGGAAGACTATCTCCCTAACAGACTTCCTGGCTGAGGATGGAGGGACTGGTGGAGGAAGCACCTATGTCTCCAAACCAGTCAGCTGGGCTGATGAAACAGATGACCTAGAAGGAGATGTTTCAACCACTTGGCATAGTAATGATGATGACATGTATAGGGCACCTCCAATTGACTGTTCCATCCTGCCCACTGCTCCACAGGCTGCTCAGGAACCCAATATCGACCAGAGCCGTCTTCCCAAATCACCACCCTACACTGCTTTTCTAGGGAACCTGCCCTATGATGTGACAGAAGACTCCATTAAGGAATTCTTTAAAGGATTAAATATCAGTGCAGTGCGTTTACCACGTGAACCCAGCAATCCTGAGAGGTTGAAAGGTTTTGGTTATGCTGAGTTTGAGGACCTGGATTCCTTGTTCAGTGACCTGAGCCTCAATGAAGAGTCTCTAGGTAACAGGAGAATTAGAGTGGACGTTGCTGATCAAGCACAGGATAAAGACAGGGATGATCGTTCTTTTGGCCGAGATAGAAATCGGGATTCTGACAAAACAGATACAGACTGGAGGGCCCATCCTGTTACAGACAGCTTTGATGACTACCCACCTAGAAGAGGTGATGATAGCTTTGGAGACAAGTATCCAGATCATTATGATTCAGACCGATATCGTGATGGGTATCAGGACAGTTACCGTGATGGCCCATCCCGGGACATGGATCTCTACGGGGGCCGAGATCGCTATGATGACCGAGGCAGCAGAGACTATGATAGAGGCTACGATTCCAGGATAGGCAGTGGCAGAAGAGCATTTGGTAGTGGGTACCATAGGGAGGACGACTACAGAGGAGGCGGGGACCACTATGAAGACAGATATGACAGACGAGATGACCGGTCATGGAGCTCCAGAGACGATTACTCTCGGGATGATTATAGGCCTGATGATAGAAGTCCCCGCCAAAGACCCAAACTGAACCTAAAGCCTCGGAGTACTCCTGAGGAAAATGATTCCGCTGCTAGCACGTCCCAGTCCAGTCGAGCAGCCTCTATCTTTGGAGGGGCAAAGCCTGTTGACACAGCTGCTAGAGAACGAGAAGTATAAGAGTGGCTACAGAAGGAACCGGAGAAACTGCAGAGTCAGCTGGATGAGCCAAAACTAGAACGATGGCCTCGGGAGAAACACCCAAGCTGGTGAAGTGAAGAAACTCAGGAAGGGGAACGATCGAGGACAGGAAGTGAGTCATCACAAATGGGGACCTCAGCCACATCTAGCAGAAATGCACgaaggagagagagtgagaagtcTCTAGAAAATGAAACACCCAATAAAGAAGAAGACTGTCAGTCTCCAACTTCTAAGCCTCCCAAACCTGAACAGCCTCTAAAGGTAATGCCAGCCCCTCCACCAAAGGAGAATGCTTGGGTGAAGCGAAGTTCTAACCCTCCTGCTCAATCTCAGAACTCAGACACAGAGCAGCAGTTCCCTACAAGTGGTGGAGGGAAAGTAATTCCAGCTCAACCATCTGAGGAAGGACCAGtaaggaaagatgaaaataaagtagATGGGCTGAGTGCCCCAAAAGGCCAAAGTGGAAATTCCAGCCGTGGTCCAGGAGATGGAGGGAACAAAGACCACTGGAAGGAGTCAGATAGGAAAGATGGCAAAAAGGATCAAGACTCCAGATCTGCACCTGAGACAAAGAAAGCGGAAGAAAATCCAGCCTCTAAGTTCAGTTCTGCAAGCAAGTATGCTGCTCTTGCCATTGATGGTGAAGatgaaaatgagggagaagatTACACCAAATAG